The genome window GAGCACTCGGTGACCGGCGGCGGCGATCGCGGCTGCGGTCGGCAGGCCGATGTAGCCCAGCCCCAGGACACACACGGATGCAGGGTTCGGCACTAGCGCCTCCCGGATACCAGAAGCACGAGGAATTTCAGAAACGCCGGCAGCGCCCGCAGCCGCACCGGCTCGCGGAGGAGACGATAGCTCCATTCGAGGCCGGCTTCCCGCAGCCAGCGCGGCGCCCTGGCCTTTTGACCCGCGAAGATGTCGAAGCTGCCGCCGAGGCCCATGTACAGCGCAGGATGGGCGGCGTACAGCCGCTGCATCAGCTGCTCCTGTCGCGGAGACCCCATGGCCACCAGAACGAAGTCGGGCCGGCGGCTCTGCAGCTCATCAACCAGCTGCTCCTGCTCCTGCGCCGACAGGTAGCCGCTTCGTGACCACAGGTTGATGGCGGGGTGGCGCTCCCTGAGGCGCTCGGCAACACGGGCCACGACCTCATCGGTCGCGCCGATGAGGTAGAAGGACCGCCGGCTCGCGTACTGGCCGATGGTAGCCAGCCACAGGTCTGCCCCCGCCATGCGACTCGCTCGGATCCCCTGGCGTCGCAGGGCAAGGACTGCGCCGATGCCGTCCGGATAGCCCAGCTGCGTCGCCGCGAGGTCGACAATCGCCGGATCTGCGCGGGCAATCTTCTCGGCATTGATGGCGACTAGGATGCCGCGCCCCGTATCCAGCAAGTCAAGCAGGGCGTCCTGCCCGGCGGGCGCGAAGGTGATGACCCCATTGAGCGAGGCATGCGGGAAGGTGGCGAGGGCGGCGTCGTGGAGTGGGCTGGAGCGCTGCTCCGCTGAAGACATGCAAGTAGAGTAGGCCCGCTCATCCTCCTGAGGGCTCGGCCGCTTGCGCATCCTGATCGTCACCAACCTCTATCCCGACGCTCGCCTGCCGGCGTTCGGAACCTTCGTGGCGGAGCACGCGGAAGCCCTTCGACGGGCAGGTGCAGTGGTCGAGGTCGTCGCCACGACAGGCATCCCGGCGCAGCAGGCTGTCCTGCGCAAGTACATCTCGCTTTCTTTCCGCACGCTGCTGGCCGCGCTCATGGCACGTGTGCGGCGGCGGAGGCCTCGCGTCGTCGAGGCGCACGTTGCCTATCCGACGGCGCTCTTGGCATGGATGGCCGCACGAATCACCGGGGCGCGCCTGGTCGTGTACAGCCACGGATCAGACGTCACCGGTGATGGTGCCGACGGCGTGCCGAGGCTGGTGGCGAGATCGCTGTTCCACCATCGGCTCGCGCGCCGAGTCTTTCGGGCTGCGGATCTGCTGGTTGCCAACAGCACCTTCATCCATGACCAGCTGATCTCCCGCTTTCGGGTCGATCCTCAGCGAGTGGTCGTCGTCTCTCCCGGCATCAACTACCGCCTCTTCTCGGCGAGCGGTTCGGGGAGATCACGGAACGGAATCCTGTACGTCGGCAGGCTCGCCCGGGGCAAGGGGGTCCATGAGCTTCTCGACGCGGTCCGCCGGCTCGCGCCGGGGACGGCACTTCGATTCGTGGGCGATGGGCCCGAGCGAGCCGCGCTCGAGGCGGCGGCGGATGCCGCTGGCGTCCGCGCCGAGTTCTGCGGCGCCTTGCCACCCGGCCAGGTGGCAGCGCTCATGAGCGAGGCGGCCGTCGTCGCCATGCCATCGGTCTATCCCGAAGCGCTCGGTCTTGTTGCGCTGGAAGCGATGGCCGCCGGCGCGCTGGTGGTCGCATCGTCGTCAGGGGGCATCGGCGAGTCGGTGATCGATGGCGAGACCGGCTGGTCGGTGCCGCCGGGTGACGTCGACGCCCTCGCATTGGCCCTGCAGGAGGCAGTGGCCACTGCGGCAGACGCGGATCCTGCGGCACGGTCGGCGCTCCTGCGAGCTGCGGATCAAAAGGCACGGTCCCACGACGTCGACGTGATTGCCCTCCACCTCCTGGACCTGTATGGGTCGCTGAGCGCTTCGCGCCGTGCCTGACGTCGACGGAGGTCGCCTGGTCCTGGGCGCATGGGCAGCCGCGCTGCTGGCGGCGACCTTCATCGGCGCGCGGGTCATCTCGCGACTGGCCGACTGGGCGCCGGCCGGACCGATCGCGCTCATCGCGGGGGCGCCGCTCGTTCCGCGGATCCCCTTGATCGCCAGCCTGACGGCGGATGACCTGCTGCCACTCCTGGGCCTTGGCCTGCTGGCCTTGCGAACGCCGTTCCCGGGGCTCACTTCCGACCGGTGGGCGCGAGCGGCATTGCTGGCCGTCGCGCTCGCGACGATCGCTCGCATCGCCTCGGCAGTGGCGAACGGAGGGGGGCTCGAGGGGACCCTTCTGATCCTGGCGCAGGCCGTGGCCCGGCCGGTGGTGCTGCTGGGGATCGTTGCCTACACCGCGGCGACCGTTCCGGAGGATCGGCGCCACCGAGCGATCGTGGTTGCCATCGCCGCGGTAGGTAGCTATGAAGCGGTCTACGGGCTGGTCGCCTTCACGCTGGGACTCCCCGGCGGTGCCGGCCTTCAAGGAGCGCGCGCGTACACGAGCGTCCACAACGTATGCCCCGGGCTCATCAGCGGCACGCTGGGTCTGTCCGCCAACCACATGGGCGCGATGTTCGTCCTCTCCGCGCCATTGACCGTGGCGCTGGCAGTCAAGGCGCGCGGCCGGGCGCGATGGCTGTGGTTGCTCTCGGGCTCCGCCCAGATGGCCGCCCTGCTGCTGACGTTCACACGATCGTCGACCCTGCTGGGGGTCGCGCTGGTCGCGGCGTTCCTGATCTACGAACGCAGGTTCGTCCTCCTCGCAGCCCTGGCCGCGGCGACCGCCGTGCTCGTGGTCTCCGCGACGTCCATCGGATGCATTCCCAGGAGCAGCGAGCCGGGCACTCCTCCGGGCTCAGTCTTCGGGGATCGCTTCAGCGACGGCAATGACCGCCTGGCGCTCTGGTACGCCGCTGGTCGGATCATGGTCGATCATCCGATCTTCGGCGTCGGCCTGGGCCTGATGCTCGACACGGTAAAAGACAATCCGGAACGGTACAGCGATACGCCCTTCGGCCCGGCCACCAGCTCCGCTCACAACACGATCCTGCTGGCCGGTGCGGAGACCGGGGTTCTCGGGGCCTTTGCCGTAGCCTCGCTCAACATCCTGCTGGCCGCAATTGCCATTCGTTGCGCCTGGCGCGGGCGGGCACGCGGCGACCCGCTGCTCGTCGCGGTCGGGATGGTGATGATCGGTTACTTGGTGCAGGGGATGGTCAACAACCTCTTCTCGATACCCGCCACCAGCTCCCTGCTGGCGCTGCTGGTGGGAGGCTTCGCCCTGCCGCGTGTGGAGGCTGGGCCACCCCCCGGCGGCCCGCCCCGAGCGTCCCCGTATACTCCGACCGCACTGGAATCGACAAGCTCGGGTGAGGATCGTTGAAGCGAGCGCTGATCACCGGCATCACCGGCCAGGACGGGTCGTACCTCGCCGAGCTGCTGCTGGAGAAGGGATACGAGGTTCACGGCCTGATCCGGCGATCCAGCTCATTCTCGACCGGCCGGATCGACCACCTGTACAGCGACATTCACAAGCTCGCGCGCCCGCTCTACCTCCATTACGGTGACCTCTCCGATGCGTCGTCGCTCATCAACACCCTCAACAAGGTCAAGCCCGAGGAGGTCTACAACCTCGGCGCGCAGAGCCACGTCAAGGTGAGCTTCGAAATGCCCGAGTTCACCGCTGACACGGCGGGCATGGGCAACCTGCGCCTGCTCGAGGCCATCCGCCATGCCGACTGGCCGGTCCGCTTCTACCAGGCGGGCAGCTCGGAGATGTTCGGGCTGGTGCGCGAGCGTCCGCAGACCGAGGCGACGCCGTTCTATCCGCGCAGCCCCTACGCGGTGTCGAAGGTCTTCTCGCACTGGATGACGGTTCAGTACCGCGAGGCGTACGGCCTCTTCGCCAGCAATGGGATCCTCTTCAATCACGAGTCCCCCCGGCGTGGCCCGACATTCGTCACCCGTAAGATCACGCGAGCCGTGGCCGAGATCGTCGCTGGCCGGCAGACCACGGTGTATCTGGGCAACCTCGACGCACGGCGGGACTGGGGCTACGCACCCGAGTACGTCGAGTCGATGTGGCGAATCCTGCAGCACGATCAGGCCGATGACTTCGTCATTGCGACCGGCCAGATGCATTCCGTTCGGGAGTTCCTCGACGCAGCGTTTGGGCTGGTCGGACTCAACCCCGATGACCACGTGGTGATCGATCCTCGCTACTTCCGCCCAACGGAGGTCGACGAGCTATGCGGCGATGCCAGCAAGGCAGCTCGCCTTCTCGACTGGCGGCCGACCACATCGTTCGATCAGCTGGTGCGGATCATGGTTGAAGGGGATCTGCGAGAAGCCGGCATCGAGCCGAGCACCGTGCTGGTGCCGTCGACCGCGGGAGCGAGCTGATGGCCTGGTCACGCGGACGCGTGACGGTGACGGGTGGCGGAGGCTTCCTTGGGCAGGCGGTCATCAATCGCCTGCGCTCGGTGGGCGCTGACGAGATCTTCGTCCCGCGCAGCCGCGACTACGACCTGCGAACCCATGACGGCGTGAGCCGAGCCCTTGCGGACGGCAAGCCCGAGCTGGTGATTCACCTGGCGGCTGCCGTTGGCGGGATCGCCGCCAACCGCGAGAACCCCGGCCGTTTCTTCTACGAGAACGCGATCATGGGCATCCAGGTCATTGAGCAGGCACGCCTGGTGGGCGTCGCGAAAGTGGTCACCATCGGCACCGTCTGCTCCTATCCCAAGCTCGCCCCGGTTCCGTTCCGGGAGGACGACTTCTGGGACGGCTACCCGGAGGAGATCAACGGGCCATATGGCCTCGCCAAGAAGATGCTCCTCGTCCAGGGTCAGGCCTACCGTGAGCAGTACGGCATGGACATCATCTACCTGATCCCCGTCAACCTGTATGGGCCTGGAGACGATTTCAACCCGGCGACCTCGCACGTCATCCCGGCGCTGATCAAGAAGTGCGTCGACGCGCGCGAGGCCGGCACCTCCGAGATCGAGGTGTGGGGGAGCGGCTCCGCATCGCGCGAGTTCCTGTACGTGGACGACGCCGCGGAGGGGATCGTGCTGGCCGCCGAGCGGTACGACGGGCCGGAGCCGGTGAACCTGGGAGTCGGCCGTGAGCTGAGGATCAAGGACCTCGTCGAGCTGATCGCCGAGCAGACGCATTTCACCGGCAGCATCCGCTGGAATCCATCGCGCCCCGATGGACAGCCGCGACGCGCGCTCGACACGTCGCGAGCCCGCCAGGAATTCGGCTTTGCGGCCCGCACCCCCTTCGAGGTGGGCCTGCAGCGAACGGTCGACTGGTATGAGGCCCAGCGTGTGAGCGAATCGGTCGCGGCTGCCCGACCTTGACGAACGAGTCTGGATCCTTGACCGCACCAGGTGGCGCAATCCCGCGTCGGCGGGTGGGCGTCGGAACCTCCTCCATCACACAGGACGATGAGCACCGCGTGCTGGAGGTCCTGCGGTCGGGGAGGCTCTCCCCGGGCCCCGTCACGACGGAGTTCGAGCAACGCTTTGCGCAGCTGCACGGCCGCCGTCATGCGGCGATGTGCAACAGCGGGACCGGCGCGCTCCAATTGGCGCTCCAGGCACTGAAGCTGCGCTACGGGTGGCCCGACGGAGCCGAAGTCATCGTCCCCGCCATGACGTTCGTCGCCACCGTCAACACGGTCCTCTACAACAACCTGCGGCCGGTGCTGGTCGACATCGACCCATTGACGCTCAACATGGACCCCGCCTCGTGCGCTGCTGCAGTCTCCGACCAGACGGTTGCAATCATCCCGGTCCACCTGTTCGGGCAGCCGGCCGACATGACGTCCCTGATGGCCATCGCCGACGAGCGTGGGCTGCGAGTCGTGGAGGACAGCTGCGAGACGGTCGGCGTCAGCCACAACGGCCGACCGGTCGGCTCGTTTGGCGATTTCGCCTGCTTCTCGACCTACATGGCGCACCTGGTGACGACCGGGGTCGGTGGCCTGGCCCTGTCTGACGACGACGACAACATCACGCGATTCCGAAGCCTCATGAATCACGGACGGAACCCGCGGTACCTGAGAATCGACGATGACCAGGGCCTCGACGACGACGAGCTGTTGCGCGTGGTGTGGAGTCGCTATGACTTCGTGTGGCTGGGCCAGAGCTTCCGAGCCACCGAGATGGAGGCCGCGCTTGGCATCGGGCAGCTCGAACGGCTTCCGGCGGCCCTCGCCCGCCGCCGGGACGTGGCGGAGCAGCTCACGGCGGCCCTCGCGCATCCCGAGCTCCGATTGCCGAGCATCGCGCCCGGCAACGAGCACGCTTTCATGATGTTCCCGATCGTCTGCCTCCGCGAGGGCCTCCGTGATCGCCTGGTGCTGGCGCTCGAGCGAGGCGGCGTCGAGACCCGCTTCCTGCTCCCGATCCTCGGTCAGCCCTGCTACGAGGGCGTGCTCGAGCATGCGCCGGGGACCTTCCCGGTGACGGAGCACGCGCTGGCGAACGGCTTCTACACCGGCTGCCACCCGAGCATGACGGCCGACGACGTCGACCACGTTGCCACCATCGTGGAGGGTGCCCTGCGCGAGGGACAGCACAGCTGAGGCCCGCCTTGCAAAAGGTCCTCGATCTCATCCGGCGCCCGGCCAGCAGCAGGGCCCGCGTCGCTCGCGGGTCCATCGCCTACGCGGTCGCCGCCGTGACGCAGCGCGCCGTTGGACTCCTGATGCTGCCGATCTACGTCCGGGTCGTCGGGTCGGCCGAGTACGGGCAGCTGGCTGTGGCCACCACCATCTCGGCGGCGGCCGCGACGATTCTGTCATTCGGCCTCGAGACGGCCATCTTTCGCAGCTATATCCACCTTGGTACCGACCCCGCCCGGCGGGACCGATTCGTGAACACCGTCGGCGTCTTCCTGTTGGCGGTGCCGACGCTCGCGATCATCGCGATCGGTCTGCTCATCCTGCGGCCGGTGTCGTCATTCTTTGCGATCGGGCCCGAGGCGATCGGGCTGGCTCTGGCGAGCGTTGCGGTCACCGTCCCGGCCACGATCCTGACGATGGCGCTGCTGCGTGCCCAGGAGCGGCTGACCGACTACCTGCGAGTCAGCGTGGTCACGG of Chloroflexota bacterium contains these proteins:
- a CDS encoding WecB/TagA/CpsF family glycosyltransferase; translation: MSSAEQRSSPLHDAALATFPHASLNGVITFAPAGQDALLDLLDTGRGILVAINAEKIARADPAIVDLAATQLGYPDGIGAVLALRRQGIRASRMAGADLWLATIGQYASRRSFYLIGATDEVVARVAERLRERHPAINLWSRSGYLSAQEQEQLVDELQSRRPDFVLVAMGSPRQEQLMQRLYAAHPALYMGLGGSFDIFAGQKARAPRWLREAGLEWSYRLLREPVRLRALPAFLKFLVLLVSGRR
- a CDS encoding glycosyltransferase, with translation MRILIVTNLYPDARLPAFGTFVAEHAEALRRAGAVVEVVATTGIPAQQAVLRKYISLSFRTLLAALMARVRRRRPRVVEAHVAYPTALLAWMAARITGARLVVYSHGSDVTGDGADGVPRLVARSLFHHRLARRVFRAADLLVANSTFIHDQLISRFRVDPQRVVVVSPGINYRLFSASGSGRSRNGILYVGRLARGKGVHELLDAVRRLAPGTALRFVGDGPERAALEAAADAAGVRAEFCGALPPGQVAALMSEAAVVAMPSVYPEALGLVALEAMAAGALVVASSSGGIGESVIDGETGWSVPPGDVDALALALQEAVATAADADPAARSALLRAADQKARSHDVDVIALHLLDLYGSLSASRRA
- a CDS encoding O-antigen ligase family protein, producing the protein MPDVDGGRLVLGAWAAALLAATFIGARVISRLADWAPAGPIALIAGAPLVPRIPLIASLTADDLLPLLGLGLLALRTPFPGLTSDRWARAALLAVALATIARIASAVANGGGLEGTLLILAQAVARPVVLLGIVAYTAATVPEDRRHRAIVVAIAAVGSYEAVYGLVAFTLGLPGGAGLQGARAYTSVHNVCPGLISGTLGLSANHMGAMFVLSAPLTVALAVKARGRARWLWLLSGSAQMAALLLTFTRSSTLLGVALVAAFLIYERRFVLLAALAAATAVLVVSATSIGCIPRSSEPGTPPGSVFGDRFSDGNDRLALWYAAGRIMVDHPIFGVGLGLMLDTVKDNPERYSDTPFGPATSSAHNTILLAGAETGVLGAFAVASLNILLAAIAIRCAWRGRARGDPLLVAVGMVMIGYLVQGMVNNLFSIPATSSLLALLVGGFALPRVEAGPPPGGPPRASPYTPTALESTSSGEDR
- the gmd gene encoding GDP-mannose 4,6-dehydratase; protein product: MKRALITGITGQDGSYLAELLLEKGYEVHGLIRRSSSFSTGRIDHLYSDIHKLARPLYLHYGDLSDASSLINTLNKVKPEEVYNLGAQSHVKVSFEMPEFTADTAGMGNLRLLEAIRHADWPVRFYQAGSSEMFGLVRERPQTEATPFYPRSPYAVSKVFSHWMTVQYREAYGLFASNGILFNHESPRRGPTFVTRKITRAVAEIVAGRQTTVYLGNLDARRDWGYAPEYVESMWRILQHDQADDFVIATGQMHSVREFLDAAFGLVGLNPDDHVVIDPRYFRPTEVDELCGDASKAARLLDWRPTTSFDQLVRIMVEGDLREAGIEPSTVLVPSTAGAS
- a CDS encoding GDP-L-fucose synthase, which translates into the protein MAWSRGRVTVTGGGGFLGQAVINRLRSVGADEIFVPRSRDYDLRTHDGVSRALADGKPELVIHLAAAVGGIAANRENPGRFFYENAIMGIQVIEQARLVGVAKVVTIGTVCSYPKLAPVPFREDDFWDGYPEEINGPYGLAKKMLLVQGQAYREQYGMDIIYLIPVNLYGPGDDFNPATSHVIPALIKKCVDAREAGTSEIEVWGSGSASREFLYVDDAAEGIVLAAERYDGPEPVNLGVGRELRIKDLVELIAEQTHFTGSIRWNPSRPDGQPRRALDTSRARQEFGFAARTPFEVGLQRTVDWYEAQRVSESVAAARP
- a CDS encoding DegT/DnrJ/EryC1/StrS family aminotransferase, translating into MGVGTSSITQDDEHRVLEVLRSGRLSPGPVTTEFEQRFAQLHGRRHAAMCNSGTGALQLALQALKLRYGWPDGAEVIVPAMTFVATVNTVLYNNLRPVLVDIDPLTLNMDPASCAAAVSDQTVAIIPVHLFGQPADMTSLMAIADERGLRVVEDSCETVGVSHNGRPVGSFGDFACFSTYMAHLVTTGVGGLALSDDDDNITRFRSLMNHGRNPRYLRIDDDQGLDDDELLRVVWSRYDFVWLGQSFRATEMEAALGIGQLERLPAALARRRDVAEQLTAALAHPELRLPSIAPGNEHAFMMFPIVCLREGLRDRLVLALERGGVETRFLLPILGQPCYEGVLEHAPGTFPVTEHALANGFYTGCHPSMTADDVDHVATIVEGALREGQHS